The genomic segment CCGGCCACTTCGCCGTCCACCAGCACGATGCGCTTGTCGCCTTCAGCCACTTCGGGGAGGAAGGGCTGGACCATATGGGGTTCGGGCCAGGTCTGGTTGAAGACTTCGATCAGGGCGGAAAGATTGTCCCCGCTTTCGGGCACGCGGAAGATCGCCTTGCCGCCATTGCCGTGGATCGGCTTCACCACCACCGCGCCGTGGCGCTTCTGGAACGCACGCACTTCCTCGACCGAGCGGGTGACGAGCGTGGGCGGCATGAACTGGCGGAAATCCAGCACGAAGACCTTCTCCGGCGCATTGCGAACGCTGACCGGATTGTTCACCACCAGAGTCTCTTTCTCGATCCGTTCGAGCAGGTGGGTCGCAGTGATATAGCCCATGTCGAAGGGCGGGTCCTGCCGCATCAGGATCACGTCGATGTCCTTGCCCAGATCCATGCGCCGTTCCTCGCCCGCAGTGAAATGGTTGCCCACTTCGCGCTGGACCGTCACCGGCTTCAGCATGGCATGCAGCCGGTCGTTCTCGTCCAGTGTCAGCGATCCGACATCGTAGTGGAACAGCTCATGCCCGCGCGCCTGCGCACTCAGCATCAGGGCGAAACTGGAATCGCCGGCGATATTGATGCTTTCGATAGGGTCCATCTGGACGGCGACGCGCAGGGCCATCGGCTGGTCTTTCTGTTGTCTTGTCTGGGCGGCAACCCGTCAGGGCTGCCAGGCGTTGACGATGTGGCGTGGGAAGCGCCCCGGCGCAAGGAGCAGGACGTCGATCCTGATCGAATCCTTCGACTTTTGATAGCGATGGGCTACAGCCTCCACGGCTGCAGCCACCCGGCGCAGGCGGTATTCGTCGATTGCATTATCGAGATCGTCGCCCCGCTTGCGCCACTTTACCTCGATGAAGGCCACGGTGCGGCCGCGCCGGGCGATCAGGTCGATTTCGCCGCGCGGTGTCTTCACTCGCCTGTCGAGCACCCACCAGCCATGAAGGTTGAGCCAGAGGGCAGCGCGAACTTCCGCCATGCGGCCCAGCTTTTCGGCCTGAGCGCGGCTCACCGGCTCTTCAGCTCCATGGCGCGGGCATAGAGCATCTTGCGATCCAGCCCGGTGGCCTTCGCCACCTGCGCTGCCGCCTGAGACGGCTTGTCATGCTCCAGCGCAGCGATCAGCAAGGCATCGGCATCCACCTCGCCCGCAGGCTCATCCCCCGGAGGGGCCACCATCAGCACGATCTCGCCCCTGGGCGGATGCGCCTCGTAATGGGCGATCAGTTCTGCCGGAATGCCGGTGCGGCATTCCTCATGCAGTTTGGTCAGTTCTCGAGCCACGGCGACATCGCGCCCAGGTAGAACCTCGCCAATGGCCTCCAGCGATTTGGCAAGACGGGGCGCGGTTTCGTAGAAGATCAGCGTTGCCGGAACTCCCGCCAGTTCAGCCAGTGCGTCTCCGCGCGCCTTTTCCTTCACCGGCAGGAAGCCCGCGAACAGGAAGCGATCATTAGGCAGGCCCGACAGAGTCAGCCCGACAATCGCCGCACTGGCGCCCGGCAGGCTGGTAACGGCAATACCTTCATCCCGCGCGTCCCGCACGAGGCGATAGCCGGGGTCGGAAATCAGCGGCGTGCCCGCATCGCTCACCAGTGCGATTGCCTGACTGCGCATGGTTTCGAGCAGGCGGGCGCGGTCCTTTTCACCGCTATGGTCGTCATATCGCCACAGCGGCTTGCGTATATCGAGATGTTTCAGCAGCTTGGCAGTTACGCGGGTATCCTCACACGCGATTGCATCACACCGCGCCAGCACATCGGCTGCCCGCATCGTGATGTCACCGAGATTGCCAATCGGCGTTGCAACAATATAGAGCCCCGGTGTCAGGGACGGTTCACGTTCGGCGCTGGACATTCAGGCCTTGTGGACAGGATTGCAGGGAGCGGCAAGATGTTGGGTGGAGCAATCAATCGGCGCAGGGCGCTGGCCATTGCGGCCATGGTGCTTCTGGCGGGCTGTAAGGTCATCCCCAAGGTCGAGCCGGGTCCGCCCCCAGCCCCGAAGCCCACCGAAGGCGCCCTTCCCACCGATACGGACCGCCACCGGGTTGCCCTGCTGGTTCCGCTGTCGGGCGCCAACGCCGATGTCGGCCAATCCATCGCCAATGCCGCGACGATGGCACTGCTCGATACCAATGCCGAAAACCTGCGCATAACCACTTATGACACGGCAACCGGGGCGGACAGTGCCGCCGCGCGCGCGCTGGCCGATGGCAACAAACTGATCCTCGGCCCGCTGCTTGCCGACGATGTGATGCCGATCCTGTCCCGTGCACGCCCTGCCAAAGTGCCGCTGATCGCTTTTTCGAACGACACTTCGGTCGCGACGAATGACGTGTTCGTGATGGGTGTCAGCCCGGAACAATCCATCGTACGGACGATCGACTTTGCCAAAACACTCGGCACCAGGAAGGTTGCCCTGTTGGTTCCCGAAGGCGAATATGGCGCGCGGGCCGAAAGCGCGTTCCGCTATGCCCTGTCGCAAAGCGGGCTGACACTTGCCGGCCGGGAGACTTACGACCGCGGCAACACCTCCATCGTCAGCGCTGCCAAGCGTCTGAGGGCAAAGGGCGGGTTCGACACCCTGCTGATCGCGGAAGGGCCGCGCCTGTCCATTCAGGCCGCCGGTGCCGTGCGCGCGGCCAATGCTACGTCTCCGCTGCTGCTGGGCACTGAATTGTGGGGCGGCGATGCCAGCCTCGCCAATTCCGCATCGCTGCGCGGGGCGCTCTATTCCACCATTTCCGATGGGGGCTTCGGCCAGTTCGCGGAGAGCTACAAGAGCCGCTTCGGTTCCACGCCGCACCGGATCGCCACGCTTGGATACGATTCCGTGCTGCTGACCCTGCGCGTCGCGCGCGACTGGAAACCGGGCCAGACATTCCCCCTCGCCCGGATGCGCGACAGCGGCGGCTTCCTTGGGGTGGACGGCCCCTTCCGTTTCCGTGCGGATGGCGTTGTCGAACGCGCGATGGAAGTGCGCCAGTTCAACAAGGGCAAGATCGACGTGGTGTCGCTTGCACCCGATCGGTTCGAGGACTGACGATAACCCGCGCAACCTGCTTGTGAAGGCGCGATTCCGCGCCTTATAGCTGCATCGATGTCCGACGATCTGTTCGAAAACGCGCCTGCCGTCAGCGGCGATTACAACGCTTCCTCGATCGAGGTTCTCGAAGGCCTCGAACCTGTCCGCCGTCGCCCCGGCATGTATATCGGCGGCACGGACGAACGTGCGCTGCACCACCTCGCCGCCGAAGTTCTGGACAACGCAATGGACGAAGCGGTGGCAGGCTATGCCAACCGCATCGAAGTGATGTTGGAGGAAGGGCCGGAAGGCAGCGCCGGGCGGCTGACCATCGTCGATAATGGCCGCGGCATTCCGGTTGACGAACATCCCAAGTTTCCGGGCAAATCCTCGCTGGAAGTGATCCTTTCCACGCTCCATTCCGGCGGCAAGTTCTCCGGCAAGGCCTATGCAACCTCGGGCGGCCTGCACGGCGTGGGCGTGAGTGTGGTGAACGCGCTTTCCAGCTTCACCCGCATCGAAGTGGCGCGGGAGAAGCAGCTTTACGCGCAGGAATTCGGCCGGGGCATCACTCTCGGGCCGTTGCAGAAGCTCGGCCCTACGCCCAACCGGCGCGGAACCAGCGTCAGCTTCGTGCCCGATAACGAGATTTTCGGGGATCAGAAGTTCAAGCCGCAGCGGCTGTTCAAACTCGTCCGCTCCAAGGCCTATCTGTTCGCCGGGGTTGAAATCCGCTGGAAATGCGCTGCCTCGCTCACCAGCGAAAACGTTCCGGCAGAGGCCGTGTTCCAGTTTCCCGGCGGGCTTGCCGATCATCTGGCTGAACAGGTGGAAGGCCGCGAATGTGTGACCGCGCAATTCTTCAGCGGCAGCCAGGAATTCCCGGCAGGCCCGGAAGGCGAACAGATGGGCCGGGTGGAATGGGCCATCGCGTGGCCGCTCTGGTCCGATGGTTCCTACAGCTGGTACTGTAACACCGTGCCCACGCCCGATGGCGGCACACATGAACAGGGCCTGCGCGCCGCGCTGACCAAGGGCATCCGCGCCTTCGGCGAACTCACCGGCCAAAAGAAGGCCAAGGACATTTCTGCCGACGACATCGTCACCGGCAGCGAAGTGATGTTGTCCCTCTTCATCCGCGATCCCCAGTTCCAGAGCCAGACGAAGGACCGGCTGACCTCACCAGAGGCCGCGCGGATGGTCGAAAACGCGATCCGCGACCATTTCGACCACTTCCTCACCGACAATATGGAACGCGGCCGTGCGTTGCTGGGCGCGGTGATGGAGCGGATGGACGAACGCCTGAAGCGCAAGGCCGAGCGGGAGATCAAGCGCAAGACCGCCACCAACGCCAAGAAGGTCCGCCTGCCCGGCAAGCTGACCGATTGCTCCGGCGAAGGCGATGGCGAAACTGAACTGTTCATCGTCGAAGGCGATTCCGCAGGCGGCAGCGCCAAGCAGGCGCGCGACCGCAAGACGCAGGCGATCCTGCCGATCCGCGGCAAGATTCTCAACGTGGCCAGCGCAACGGCCGACAAGATCCGTGCCAATCAGGAAATCGCCGACCTGCAACTGGCGCTGGGCTGCGGCACGAAGAAAGACTGCAACCCCGATAATCTCCGGTATGACCGCATCATCATCATGACCGACGCCGATGTGGACGGCGCCCATATCGCGACACTGCTGATGACGTTCTTCTTCCAGGAAATGGCGGAGATCGTGAAGCGCGGGCACCTCTTCCTTGCCCAGCCTCCGCTCTACAAGCTGACCGCTGGCAAGGAGAGTACTTATGCCCGCGACGAGGCCCATCGCGCGGAACTGGAAGCGACCCAGTTCAAGGGCAAGAAGGTGGAAGTCAGCCGCTTCAAAGGCCTTGGCGAAATGAACCCGCAGCAGTTGCGGGAAACCACGATGAACCCGGCCTCCCGCGGCCTGATCCGCATCACCCTGCCCGCCGAGCACGAACAGCGCTTCGCCGTGAAGGAACTGGTCGACCAGCTCATGGGCCGCAACCCCGAGCACCGCTTCAATTTCATCCAGAACAGAGCGGGCGAACTGGACCGGGACCTGATCGACGCCTGAGCGTTCGACCGGGCACCGGCCCAATTCGTCACATCAGGCGGTCGCCCCGCCTTCTTCCTTGCCCGTCTTCCAGAGTGACCAGAGCACGCCGCCAAGGATCAGGGCGAAGGTCACTCCCAGACTGAGCGCGGGAGGAACCTTGCCGCTTTCCGTCAGGAAATCGCCGATGAAGATCTTGGAGCCGATGAAGACCAGCACCAGAGCCAACGCATATTTCAGATAGTGGAAGCGGTGCACCATCGCGGCGAGCGCGAAATAGAGTGCGCGCAGGCCGAGGATGGCCATGATGTTGCTGGTGTAGACGATGAAGGTGTCTGTCGTGATCGCGAAGATCGCCGGGACGGAATCCACCGCGAACACAAGGTCGGCCAGATTGATCACCACCAGCGCCAGGAACAGGGGCGTTGCCGCGAGTGCCAACTTGCCCGTCTTCACATCTGCTTCCCGCACGAAAAAGCGCGGGCCATGCAGTTCCTTCGTGATCCGCATATGGGTGGAGAGCCATTTGATCAGCGGATTGCGCGATATGTCAGGCTCGTGGTCGGCTGCCCACAGCATCCTGATGCCGGTGAAGATCAGGAAGGCTGCGAAGATATACAGGGTCCAGTAGAATTCCTGAACCAATGCCGCGCCCACCGCGATCATCAAGCCGCGCAGCACGATCACTGCCAGGATACCCCATAGCAGCGCCCGATATTGATAGCGCGGCGGGATGGCGAAGAAGGTGAAGATCACCGAGATGATGAAGACATTGTCGATGGACAGCGCCTTCTCGATGAAAAAGCCGGTGTAGTATTTCATGCCCAGATCCGGCCCTCGCTCGAACCAGACCCACAGGCCGAACAGCAGCGCCACGCCGATATAGAAGGCGGACAGCTTGAGCGATTCCTTCACGCCCATTTCCTTGTCTTCCTTGTGCAGGAAGCCGAGGTCAAACGCGGTCAGCCCAATTACGATCACGCCAAATGACAGCCAGAACCAGACTGGCGTGCCCAGCCAGTCCGCAAACAGAAGTTCCATGATGATGTCCCCAAAATGCACGGCAGGCGCGCAAACGCATCATCGCCCGCGGCGGCCGGCGCCACGGGCGATCTGCTTCAATTTTCCTGTGTCAGCTTGCGCCTTGGCTGGCGGGCTTCCGCAACAGGCGTGCCATGCGGTCCTTCACGGCGAGCTTCAGCTTCTTGAGCCGAACCACTTCCAGTGAATTGCGGCCACGCCACTGCTCGGCAACGCGCAGGGCGTTATCCAGCTTCTGGTGCTTTTCCATCAGGCTGAACAGACGATTGGACATATCAATGCTCCCTTCGAAACGACGATTGCGTTTTGATCGGATGCACCGAGCCTGATCCGATGCTCGAGGAAGGGGGGATTGGAACCCGGACCCGGCATCGGTGCTATCCGATGCGGTCCGACATCACGCAGCTCAGCCCTTAGAGGCTGGAGCCGCGCCAGAGGGGCCCGGTCCGCAGTACCTATTTGGGGACAATCGGTTGCGGGTTCAAGGGGGATGAAAAGGAAATTGTTCAATGGGCGGCCAGATTGCATGTTGGGCGCGATCCGCTAGCGTTGCGGCATGAGGATTCTGATCGCCGCCTGTGCCCTCGCCCTGGCCATGCCCTCCATGGCATTCGCGGAAGATGATACTTCCGCGCTTGAAGATGCCAGAACTGGCCGGGCAGAGGATATTCGTGCGGTGCTGGAAGGAATTACCCCGGCGGAACGCGTCTTCTCGCCCACCTTCCTTGCCAGTGTTCCGGCCTCGCAGCTCAAGGCTATCGCCGATCAGCTCGTAGCGGGCAATGGCCCGATCCGGGCGGTGGATGAAGTATCTTACAAGGGCAATGGCGCCGCCACGTTCGATCTGGTGTTCGAAAAGGCTCGCGCATCAGCTTCGCTGCAACTCGACAGTCAGCAGCCCTATCTCGTCACCGGATTTCGCATCGGGGCAGTCACCCCCATCGGCGATACGCCGATGAAGATCATGGCCGAGATCGGTGCCTTGCAGGGCAAGACCGGCTTCGGGGTCTATATACTCGACGGGGATGAACCCCGCTCCGCACTG from the Erythrobacter sp. SG61-1L genome contains:
- the gshB gene encoding glutathione synthase produces the protein MALRVAVQMDPIESINIAGDSSFALMLSAQARGHELFHYDVGSLTLDENDRLHAMLKPVTVQREVGNHFTAGEERRMDLGKDIDVILMRQDPPFDMGYITATHLLERIEKETLVVNNPVSVRNAPEKVFVLDFRQFMPPTLVTRSVEEVRAFQKRHGAVVVKPIHGNGGKAIFRVPESGDNLSALIEVFNQTWPEPHMVQPFLPEVAEGDKRIVLVDGEVAGAINRRPGEGEFRSNLARGGSAEATGLTPREEEICAALGPRLKELGLIFVGIDVIGGKWLTEINVTSPTGIVAIDKFNGTDTAGMIWDAIEGRLGRS
- a CDS encoding YraN family protein — encoded protein: MSRAQAEKLGRMAEVRAALWLNLHGWWVLDRRVKTPRGEIDLIARRGRTVAFIEVKWRKRGDDLDNAIDEYRLRRVAAAVEAVAHRYQKSKDSIRIDVLLLAPGRFPRHIVNAWQP
- the rsmI gene encoding 16S rRNA (cytidine(1402)-2'-O)-methyltransferase, translating into MSSAEREPSLTPGLYIVATPIGNLGDITMRAADVLARCDAIACEDTRVTAKLLKHLDIRKPLWRYDDHSGEKDRARLLETMRSQAIALVSDAGTPLISDPGYRLVRDARDEGIAVTSLPGASAAIVGLTLSGLPNDRFLFAGFLPVKEKARGDALAELAGVPATLIFYETAPRLAKSLEAIGEVLPGRDVAVARELTKLHEECRTGIPAELIAHYEAHPPRGEIVLMVAPPGDEPAGEVDADALLIAALEHDKPSQAAAQVAKATGLDRKMLYARAMELKSR
- a CDS encoding penicillin-binding protein activator, whose protein sequence is MLGGAINRRRALAIAAMVLLAGCKVIPKVEPGPPPAPKPTEGALPTDTDRHRVALLVPLSGANADVGQSIANAATMALLDTNAENLRITTYDTATGADSAAARALADGNKLILGPLLADDVMPILSRARPAKVPLIAFSNDTSVATNDVFVMGVSPEQSIVRTIDFAKTLGTRKVALLVPEGEYGARAESAFRYALSQSGLTLAGRETYDRGNTSIVSAAKRLRAKGGFDTLLIAEGPRLSIQAAGAVRAANATSPLLLGTELWGGDASLANSASLRGALYSTISDGGFGQFAESYKSRFGSTPHRIATLGYDSVLLTLRVARDWKPGQTFPLARMRDSGGFLGVDGPFRFRADGVVERAMEVRQFNKGKIDVVSLAPDRFED
- the parE gene encoding DNA topoisomerase IV subunit B, with translation MSDDLFENAPAVSGDYNASSIEVLEGLEPVRRRPGMYIGGTDERALHHLAAEVLDNAMDEAVAGYANRIEVMLEEGPEGSAGRLTIVDNGRGIPVDEHPKFPGKSSLEVILSTLHSGGKFSGKAYATSGGLHGVGVSVVNALSSFTRIEVAREKQLYAQEFGRGITLGPLQKLGPTPNRRGTSVSFVPDNEIFGDQKFKPQRLFKLVRSKAYLFAGVEIRWKCAASLTSENVPAEAVFQFPGGLADHLAEQVEGRECVTAQFFSGSQEFPAGPEGEQMGRVEWAIAWPLWSDGSYSWYCNTVPTPDGGTHEQGLRAALTKGIRAFGELTGQKKAKDISADDIVTGSEVMLSLFIRDPQFQSQTKDRLTSPEAARMVENAIRDHFDHFLTDNMERGRALLGAVMERMDERLKRKAEREIKRKTATNAKKVRLPGKLTDCSGEGDGETELFIVEGDSAGGSAKQARDRKTQAILPIRGKILNVASATADKIRANQEIADLQLALGCGTKKDCNPDNLRYDRIIIMTDADVDGAHIATLLMTFFFQEMAEIVKRGHLFLAQPPLYKLTAGKESTYARDEAHRAELEATQFKGKKVEVSRFKGLGEMNPQQLRETTMNPASRGLIRITLPAEHEQRFAVKELVDQLMGRNPEHRFNFIQNRAGELDRDLIDA
- a CDS encoding TerC family protein, with protein sequence MELLFADWLGTPVWFWLSFGVIVIGLTAFDLGFLHKEDKEMGVKESLKLSAFYIGVALLFGLWVWFERGPDLGMKYYTGFFIEKALSIDNVFIISVIFTFFAIPPRYQYRALLWGILAVIVLRGLMIAVGAALVQEFYWTLYIFAAFLIFTGIRMLWAADHEPDISRNPLIKWLSTHMRITKELHGPRFFVREADVKTGKLALAATPLFLALVVINLADLVFAVDSVPAIFAITTDTFIVYTSNIMAILGLRALYFALAAMVHRFHYLKYALALVLVFIGSKIFIGDFLTESGKVPPALSLGVTFALILGGVLWSLWKTGKEEGGATA
- a CDS encoding DUF465 domain-containing protein, whose amino-acid sequence is MSNRLFSLMEKHQKLDNALRVAEQWRGRNSLEVVRLKKLKLAVKDRMARLLRKPASQGAS